In Yersinia enterocolitica subsp. enterocolitica, one DNA window encodes the following:
- a CDS encoding MFS transporter, which yields MTDRSETELPPSVNTQPFDNTKVKRTSFSILGAISVSHLLNDMIQSLILAIYPLLQAEFSLSFAQIGLITLTYQLTASLLQPLIGLYTDKHPQPYSLPIGMGFTLSGILLLAVATTFPVVLLAAALVGTGSSVFHPESSRVARMASGGRHGMAQSIFQVGGNFGSALGPLLAAILIAPYGKGNVGWFSLAALLAIVVLLQVSKWYQQQQRATYGKVVKVSSAKILPKKTVISALAILMVLIFSKYFYLTSISSYYTFYLMHKFGVSVQNAQIHLFVFLFAVAAGTIIGGPLGDRIGRKYVIWGSILGVAPFTLILPYVSLYWTGVLTVIIGLILASAFSAILVYAQELIPGKVGMVSGLFFGFAFGMGGLGAAVLGYVADLTSIELVYQICAFLPLLGIITVFLPNIEDK from the coding sequence ATGACCGATCGTTCTGAGACGGAGCTCCCTCCCTCCGTCAATACCCAGCCCTTCGATAATACCAAGGTAAAACGCACCTCTTTCTCTATATTAGGTGCTATTAGCGTATCTCACTTACTTAACGATATGATCCAGTCGCTGATTCTGGCGATTTATCCGCTATTACAAGCCGAGTTTTCGCTGAGTTTTGCGCAGATTGGATTAATCACCCTCACTTATCAGCTTACCGCCTCATTATTACAGCCACTTATTGGTCTTTATACCGATAAGCATCCGCAGCCCTATTCACTGCCGATTGGCATGGGTTTCACCTTATCAGGTATCTTGCTGCTTGCGGTTGCCACGACTTTCCCGGTGGTTTTACTGGCAGCGGCACTAGTCGGAACCGGTTCTTCGGTCTTCCACCCAGAATCCTCCCGCGTAGCCCGCATGGCATCCGGTGGCCGCCACGGTATGGCTCAGTCTATTTTTCAGGTGGGAGGCAACTTCGGCAGCGCCCTTGGCCCACTATTAGCCGCGATCCTTATCGCACCTTACGGTAAAGGCAATGTAGGTTGGTTTTCACTCGCGGCACTGCTGGCTATTGTGGTGCTGTTGCAGGTCAGTAAATGGTATCAGCAACAACAAAGAGCAACCTATGGCAAAGTAGTAAAAGTCTCATCGGCCAAAATACTGCCTAAAAAGACGGTTATTAGCGCCCTAGCTATCTTAATGGTGCTGATATTCTCTAAATACTTCTACTTGACCAGTATTAGTAGCTATTACACCTTTTATTTGATGCATAAGTTTGGTGTTTCGGTACAAAATGCCCAAATACATTTATTTGTCTTCTTATTCGCAGTGGCCGCTGGCACCATCATTGGCGGCCCTCTTGGCGATAGGATAGGTCGAAAGTATGTTATTTGGGGGTCAATATTGGGCGTTGCGCCATTTACCCTTATTTTACCCTACGTTTCTCTGTATTGGACCGGGGTTTTAACCGTGATCATTGGCCTTATCCTTGCCTCTGCCTTCTCGGCAATACTGGTGTATGCGCAAGAGCTTATTCCGGGTAAAGTGGGCATGGTATCCGGTCTATTCTTCGGTTTTGCTTTCGGTATGGGGGGGTTAGGTGCGGCTGTACTAGGGTATGTTGCTGATTTAACCAGTATTGAACTGGTTTATCAAATATGCGCCTTCTTACCATTACTGGGGATAATTACGGTCTTCCTGCCCAATATAGAAGATAAGTAA